One Thermicanus aegyptius DSM 12793 DNA segment encodes these proteins:
- a CDS encoding adenylate kinase, which translates to MNTIVMGLPGAGKGTQAALIVERYKIPHISTGDMFRQAVKEGTELGKKAKEYMEQGLLVPDEVTIGIVKERLSKPDTARGFLLDGFPRTTRQAKALDDTLVELGKKLDAVIHIEVPLELLVTRLTGRRICKECGATYHITFNPPKKEGICDRCGGELYQRADDKEETVAKRLQVNLEQTTPLLHYYEEKGILHNIDGKKEIEEVFQMVETVLRGVHQ; encoded by the coding sequence TTGAACACCATCGTAATGGGGTTGCCGGGAGCAGGAAAGGGAACTCAGGCGGCGCTGATCGTAGAGCGTTACAAGATTCCCCACATTTCCACCGGTGACATGTTCCGCCAAGCGGTTAAAGAGGGAACGGAACTAGGAAAGAAAGCGAAAGAGTATATGGAGCAAGGTTTGTTGGTTCCCGATGAAGTAACCATCGGGATTGTCAAAGAACGCTTGTCTAAACCGGATACGGCCCGGGGCTTTCTCCTTGACGGTTTCCCTCGAACCACTCGTCAAGCCAAGGCGCTGGATGACACGCTGGTGGAACTCGGCAAGAAACTGGATGCGGTCATTCATATCGAGGTTCCATTGGAACTATTGGTAACGCGCCTTACGGGGCGGAGAATCTGTAAAGAATGTGGTGCCACGTATCATATCACCTTCAATCCTCCTAAAAAAGAAGGCATCTGCGACCGTTGCGGCGGGGAGCTCTATCAAAGGGCCGACGATAAAGAAGAGACGGTGGCAAAACGCCTTCAGGTGAACCTAGAGCAAACAACACCACTTCTTCATTATTATGAAGAGAAAGGGATTCTTCACAACATCGATGGGAAAAAAGAGATCGAAGAGGTGTTTCAAATGGTCGAAACTGTGTTAAGAGGGGTTCACCAATGA